CGAGCGCACGCAGCGGCACCTTTCCCGGTTCGACGCGCTGTCCAGATCGGCGGAATGACGCGGGGGGCAGGCACCACGTCCCGCCCCCCGCACACCGCCAGCCCAATCAGGTCGTGTAGTCGGCGTTGATGCTGACGTATTCGGCGCTGAGGTCGCAGCCCCAGGCCTCGCCGCGCGCGTCGCCGACGCCGAGGTCGATGGTGAAGACGACCTCCTCGGCTTTCATGCTGGCGCTGACCTGCGCGTCGTCGTACGGGAGGGGTTTGCCCTGGAAGACCGGGTGGTCCTGCACAGTGACGCGGAGTTTCTCGATGTTCACGCCGGCGCCGCTGCGGCCGACGGCCATGATGACGCGGCCCCAGTTGGGGTCGTTGCCGTGCACGGCGCTTTTCAGGAGGGGGCTGACGCAGCAGGTGCGGGCGGCGGCGAGGGCCTCGGCTTCGGTGCGGGCGCCGCTGACCTGCACGGTCAGGAGTTTGGTGGCGCCTTCGCCGTCGGCGGCGATCTGCCGGGCGAGGTCACGCATGACGCCCTCAAGGGCGGCCAGGAATTCGGTGAGGTCGGCGGGTCCGGCCTGGCCGTTGCACAGGACGACGGCCATGTCGTTGGTGCTGGTGTCGCCGTCGACGGTGACGGCGTTGAAGGTGCGGTTCACGATGGCGGGGAACGCGTCGCGCAGCGCGGCCTGATCGATTTCTGCGTCGGTGAACGCGAAGGCGAACATGGTCGCCATGTCGGGGTGGATCATGCCGCTGCCCTTGGCGGTGCCGACGATGCGCGCCCCGCTGCTCAGGGTGGCTGACGCGGTCTTGGGTCGGGTGTCGGTGGTCATGATGGCGCTGGCGAAGGCGTCCGCGCCGCTGTCGAGTTCGTCGGGCAGGTGCTCGATGCCGCTGAGGACCTTATCCATGGGCAGCAGGTGCCCGATGATGCCGGTGCTGGCGGTCAGGACCGCTTCGGGCTGGACGTTCAGGACGCTGCCGAACGCGTCGGCCATGTCGGCGTTGTCATGGGCGCCGCGGGTGCCGGTGGCGGCGTTGGCGTTCCCGGCGTTCACGAGCAGCGCGCGGATGGGGGCGCCCTGCGCGTACAGGTCGCGGTTGCGGGTGACGCACGCGGCGGCGGTGGTGCTGCGCGTCCCCGCGAACGCCCAGGTGCAGTCAGTGCTGCTGGTGACGCCGCTCAGGTCGGTCTTGCCGCTGGGTTTGATCCCGGCGGCCATGGCGGCGGCGGTGAAACCGGTGGGAAAGGTGAGGCTCATGTACGGGAGTGTACCGGGCGGTCTGCCCGGACCGGGAGGGCGCGCGGGGTGGGCGTCTATACTCGGGGCACATGACAAGCGGGGACGCAGGGCAGGGGCGCGTGGATTTCATCGTGGTGGGGGCCGGTTCGGGCGGGTGTGTGGCGGCGCGGCGGCTGCTGGACGCGGGCACGCGGGTGCTGCTGCTGGAGGCGGGCGGACCGGACTCTCACCCGCTGATCCGCGCGCCGGGTGCATTCAACAAGCTGTTCCGCACGTCGGTGGACTGGAACCTGACGACGGTGCCGCAGCCGCGCGCGGCGGGTCGGTCGTTCTACTGGCCACGCGGGAAGG
This region of Deinococcus sp. JMULE3 genomic DNA includes:
- the argJ gene encoding bifunctional glutamate N-acetyltransferase/amino-acid acetyltransferase ArgJ, with translation MSLTFPTGFTAAAMAAGIKPSGKTDLSGVTSSTDCTWAFAGTRSTTAAACVTRNRDLYAQGAPIRALLVNAGNANAATGTRGAHDNADMADAFGSVLNVQPEAVLTASTGIIGHLLPMDKVLSGIEHLPDELDSGADAFASAIMTTDTRPKTASATLSSGARIVGTAKGSGMIHPDMATMFAFAFTDAEIDQAALRDAFPAIVNRTFNAVTVDGDTSTNDMAVVLCNGQAGPADLTEFLAALEGVMRDLARQIAADGEGATKLLTVQVSGARTEAEALAAARTCCVSPLLKSAVHGNDPNWGRVIMAVGRSGAGVNIEKLRVTVQDHPVFQGKPLPYDDAQVSASMKAEEVVFTIDLGVGDARGEAWGCDLSAEYVSINADYTT